In Geminocystis sp. NIES-3708, a single window of DNA contains:
- a CDS encoding amino acid ABC transporter substrate-binding protein encodes MFKKIIQLGLSFSLISTLQMPVFAGEIFNQIKTTGVIKAGYREDTPPFAFVDSQGKPVGYSLDILELIRAHTQEELRKPITLELIKITPNNRFDKIKNGDIAIECGSTTVTWEREKILDFSVSYFASGTQMIVKKGSGFSNSNSLAGAKIAVIPQTTNEKAMKIFAKGANLIPVSSEEEGWQKLQKGEIDGFAGDGILLQSLKKQDDKSNDYEIVPEFPYMIEAYACTVPENESQWRDIVNYSIVKFMQGVVTDTPSSIDIYDRWFGEKGNTPYPVETMADYFQGVANGYEWILIDERY; translated from the coding sequence ATGTTTAAAAAAATCATTCAACTAGGGCTATCATTTTCTTTAATTAGCACTTTACAAATGCCTGTTTTTGCAGGGGAAATTTTCAATCAAATAAAGACAACAGGAGTAATTAAAGCGGGTTATCGTGAAGATACGCCACCTTTTGCCTTTGTTGATAGTCAAGGTAAACCAGTCGGTTACTCTTTAGATATATTAGAATTAATCCGTGCTCATACTCAAGAAGAATTAAGAAAACCGATAACATTAGAATTAATCAAAATTACTCCCAATAATCGCTTTGATAAAATTAAAAATGGTGACATTGCCATCGAATGTGGTTCAACTACTGTCACATGGGAAAGAGAGAAAATACTAGATTTTTCCGTGAGTTATTTTGCCAGTGGCACACAAATGATTGTCAAAAAGGGAAGTGGTTTTAGTAATAGCAATTCTTTAGCGGGAGCAAAAATTGCTGTAATTCCACAAACTACCAATGAAAAAGCGATGAAAATCTTTGCTAAAGGAGCGAATTTAATCCCTGTAAGCAGTGAAGAAGAAGGTTGGCAAAAACTTCAAAAAGGAGAAATTGATGGCTTTGCTGGGGATGGAATACTATTACAATCATTAAAAAAACAAGATGATAAATCTAATGATTATGAGATTGTGCCAGAATTTCCTTACATGATTGAAGCCTATGCTTGCACTGTTCCTGAAAATGAATCTCAATGGCGAGATATAGTAAATTATAGTATCGTCAAATTTATGCAAGGAGTTGTGACTGATACGCCGAGTTCCATTGATATTTACGATCGCTGGTTTGGAGAAAAAGGTAATACACCTTATCCAGTGGAAACTATGGCGGATTATTTTCAAGGTGTCGCTAACGGTTATGAGTGGATTTTAATTGACGAGCGATATTAA
- a CDS encoding ComEC/Rec2 family competence protein, which yields MFNNYLYIWIIAYIFGLLLTEFFFLSQGLFFTITVLIITIISSFLLPKWRKLKLNILSCFVAGVMIIAGFYYLHWRTPIPDNFDISHQINSSSQNFNLSTTITGIILNTPRLNQNNNARFVFQTQQINNNGQIEKVTGKVYVTAPLLQVTGLYPSQILTIKGRLYVPSPPLNPGGFDFGGYLKREGIFAGFSANSLEIIKQGNWWARNLANFRQRIIQTHAHFLKVPYGNLVSSMVIGSRAVDLDLDLQNAFRTAGLAHVLAASGFHISLLLGCILYLTRCYSPRVQLIVGLSSLLTYATLTGFFPSILRASFMGVAVLIAIINDRSVKTYGSLLLAALILLLINPLWIWDLGFQLSFLATWGLIVTLPAIVKKLDFLPPTIANLIAVPLAATIWTLPLVCYAFNRIPVYGILTNVLATPLVIIITLGGIFTAVIGVFIPVLGSAISYLLFIPVWLLINLVEISNKLPFSSLAVGEVNIFSVIIAYSILLTITFNKWSQKRWNLITISALILFIIPLIYQKLNLVQITVMASRSQPVIIIQNQNNHAVINLNDKNNVRFNVVAFLRNQGINSLDLVLIPYDGENKTALNLLREYISIKNISLLEKKAVKTIQMIAKKPNYFQFKFADKIWLLVINNKELNLSDIANTDILIWDGKTLNIQQLKQIKMKKTIANIDRMNQEILSYLEINNIEIFPLEKGAIQWQEKTGFKIFNNE from the coding sequence ATGTTTAATAACTATTTGTATATCTGGATAATTGCTTATATTTTTGGTTTATTATTAACAGAATTTTTCTTTTTATCTCAAGGGCTTTTTTTCACTATTACTGTTTTAATTATTACCATTATTAGCAGTTTTTTACTACCAAAATGGCGAAAATTAAAGTTAAATATTCTGAGTTGTTTTGTTGCTGGTGTAATGATTATAGCTGGATTTTATTATCTACATTGGCGCACTCCAATCCCTGATAATTTTGATATTAGTCATCAAATAAATTCATCATCACAAAATTTTAATTTATCTACCACCATCACAGGAATAATTTTAAATACTCCTAGATTAAACCAAAATAATAACGCCAGATTTGTCTTTCAAACACAACAAATTAATAATAACGGGCAAATAGAAAAAGTAACGGGAAAAGTTTATGTTACCGCACCTTTATTGCAAGTTACTGGTTTATATCCTTCTCAAATATTAACTATAAAAGGAAGATTATATGTACCATCACCACCTTTAAATCCGGGAGGTTTTGATTTCGGTGGTTACTTAAAACGAGAAGGAATTTTTGCAGGATTCTCCGCTAATTCACTGGAAATAATAAAACAAGGTAACTGGTGGGCGAGAAATTTAGCTAATTTTCGTCAACGCATCATCCAAACCCATGCCCATTTTTTAAAAGTACCTTACGGAAACTTAGTTAGTTCGATGGTGATAGGCAGTCGGGCGGTAGATTTAGACTTAGATTTACAAAATGCTTTTCGTACCGCAGGATTAGCTCATGTCTTAGCGGCATCGGGGTTTCACATTTCTTTATTATTAGGTTGCATTTTATATTTAACTCGCTGTTATTCTCCCCGTGTACAGTTAATTGTTGGCTTGTCAAGTCTTTTAACTTATGCTACTTTAACGGGTTTTTTCCCTTCAATTTTACGAGCTTCTTTTATGGGAGTTGCGGTTTTAATCGCCATAATTAATGATCGGTCAGTTAAAACTTATGGTAGTCTATTATTAGCCGCACTGATATTGTTATTAATAAATCCTTTATGGATTTGGGATTTAGGTTTTCAACTCAGTTTTTTAGCGACTTGGGGTTTAATCGTTACTTTACCCGCCATTGTCAAGAAGTTAGATTTTTTGCCACCCACCATAGCCAATTTAATTGCTGTGCCTCTTGCCGCCACAATTTGGACTTTACCCCTTGTTTGTTATGCTTTTAATCGTATTCCTGTCTATGGAATTTTGACAAATGTTTTAGCAACTCCTTTGGTTATTATTATCACTTTAGGAGGAATTTTTACAGCAGTTATTGGTGTATTTATTCCTGTGCTTGGAAGTGCAATTAGTTATCTTTTATTTATCCCAGTTTGGTTATTAATTAATTTAGTAGAAATAAGTAATAAATTACCTTTTAGTTCATTAGCTGTGGGAGAAGTGAATATTTTTAGCGTAATTATTGCCTATAGTATTTTATTAACTATTACCTTTAATAAATGGAGTCAAAAAAGATGGAATTTAATAACAATATCAGCTTTAATTTTATTTATTATTCCCTTAATTTATCAAAAACTAAATTTAGTACAGATAACTGTAATGGCTAGTAGAAGTCAACCTGTTATAATTATTCAAAATCAAAATAATCATGCCGTCATTAATCTTAACGATAAAAATAATGTGAGATTTAATGTCGTTGCTTTTCTGAGAAATCAAGGGATAAATTCATTAGATTTAGTATTAATTCCTTATGATGGAGAAAATAAGACAGCTTTAAATTTGTTAAGAGAATATATTAGTATTAAAAATATTAGTTTATTGGAAAAAAAAGCAGTTAAAACTATTCAAATGATAGCTAAAAAACCTAATTATTTTCAGTTTAAATTTGCTGATAAAATTTGGTTATTAGTAATCAATAATAAAGAGCTTAATTTATCAGATATAGCCAATACTGATATTCTTATTTGGGATGGAAAAACCCTCAATATTCAACAATTAAAACAAATCAAGATGAAGAAGACGATCGCAAATATAGATAGAATGAATCAAGAAATATTAAGCTATTTAGAAATTAATAATATAGAAATATTCCCATTAGAAAAAGGTGCAATTCAATGGCAGGAAAAAACAGGTTTTAAAATATTTAATAATGAATAG
- a CDS encoding SpoIIE family protein phosphatase, with product MNDIQTNKTEKLTINSSLISNLRHDLRTPINAILGYSEMLLEDLSEINDLDNKNTIKKLNTIQISGKEILSLINQLLNQNNQDAYEANIKESLLVLKKTINPLIQIIIDDCQWLKANQKNNDFILDIERIYNSTTNLKNLFIDIEKLNFLTTYNSEENLSHIPIDNFVHVRYPKSSLESSDKKITGHILVVDDNENNRDLLFAQLTREGYTVSTAIDGKNALEMIAQKEYDVILLDLLMPEIDGYQVLENIKNNDAKKHIPVIMISALDEMENVIRCIEIGAEDYLPKPFNKVLLRARIGASLEKKILRDREMEYLKKLNQELEKGREMQLNFLPLKPLQIANWEIASFFKPARQVAGDFYDTFKLDTNNVVLVLADVCDKGVGAALFMGLFRSLIRIFSQQDTIEGEITDILSTYQPLETGWISADIDTNIIHLNALQSVSLTNNYIGNNHGELGMFATMFVGILNPETGLLSYINGGHESLVITDSQGNIKHKLNSTGPAVGMMPNMVFNFKQIYLEPEDILFGNTDGVTEARSINREFFHQKRLSAILQQPFNSAQILVNTIKENVLEHIGNADQFDDITMLAVRRN from the coding sequence ATGAATGATATTCAAACTAATAAAACAGAAAAATTAACTATCAATTCTTCCCTAATTTCTAATTTAAGACATGATTTGCGAACTCCCATAAATGCTATTTTAGGTTACAGTGAAATGTTATTAGAGGATCTTAGCGAGATTAATGATTTAGATAATAAGAATACTATCAAAAAATTAAATACTATTCAAATTAGTGGAAAAGAAATTTTATCCCTTATTAACCAACTTTTAAATCAAAATAATCAGGATGCTTATGAAGCAAATATTAAAGAAAGTTTATTGGTTTTAAAAAAAACTATTAACCCATTAATTCAGATCATTATAGATGATTGTCAATGGTTAAAAGCTAATCAAAAAAATAATGATTTTATTCTCGATATTGAGAGAATTTATAACTCAACGACTAATCTAAAAAATTTATTCATAGATATTGAAAAATTAAACTTTTTAACTACTTATAACAGTGAAGAAAATTTATCGCATATTCCTATAGATAATTTTGTCCATGTTAGATACCCAAAATCATCTTTAGAAAGTAGTGATAAAAAAATTACTGGACATATTTTAGTAGTAGATGATAACGAAAATAATCGAGATTTACTTTTTGCTCAATTAACAAGAGAAGGTTATACTGTTTCTACTGCTATTGATGGAAAAAATGCTTTAGAAATGATTGCCCAAAAAGAATATGACGTAATTTTATTAGATTTATTAATGCCAGAAATTGACGGTTATCAGGTATTAGAAAATATTAAAAATAACGATGCAAAAAAACATATTCCAGTCATTATGATTTCCGCCCTTGATGAGATGGAAAATGTAATTCGTTGTATCGAAATTGGGGCAGAAGATTACTTACCAAAACCATTTAATAAAGTTTTACTAAGGGCAAGAATTGGTGCATCTTTGGAGAAAAAAATTCTCAGAGATAGAGAAATGGAATATCTCAAAAAACTTAATCAAGAATTAGAAAAAGGGCGAGAAATGCAATTAAACTTTTTACCCCTTAAACCCTTACAAATTGCTAATTGGGAAATTGCTTCTTTTTTCAAACCCGCCCGTCAAGTAGCAGGAGATTTTTATGATACTTTTAAACTAGATACAAATAACGTTGTTTTAGTCTTAGCAGATGTATGTGATAAAGGTGTTGGTGCGGCTTTATTTATGGGATTATTTCGTAGTTTAATTCGTATTTTCTCTCAACAAGACACTATCGAAGGTGAAATTACAGATATATTATCAACTTATCAACCCTTAGAAACTGGCTGGATAAGTGCCGATATTGATACTAATATAATTCACTTAAATGCTCTTCAATCAGTGAGTTTAACTAATAATTATATTGGCAACAATCACGGCGAATTAGGGATGTTTGCAACTATGTTTGTAGGAATTTTAAATCCAGAAACAGGCTTGTTAAGTTATATTAATGGTGGCCACGAATCCCTAGTTATTACTGATTCTCAAGGTAATATTAAACATAAACTTAATTCTACAGGACCAGCAGTCGGTATGATGCCCAATATGGTTTTTAATTTTAAACAGATTTATTTAGAACCAGAAGACATACTTTTTGGGAATACTGATGGTGTTACAGAAGCTCGTTCTATCAATCGAGAATTTTTCCATCAAAAAAGATTAAGTGCGATTCTTCAACAACCGTTTAATTCTGCACAAATATTAGTAAATACTATTAAAGAGAATGTCTTAGAGCATATTGGAAATGCTGATCAATTCGATGATATAACAATGTTAGCAGTTAGAAGAAATTAA
- a CDS encoding cation:proton antiporter, which yields MTWFYPVFAITTEIQEGNPSLILAGVLLSLVMIYFASKIGGELCSRIGLPSVLGELVGGVIIGMSALKLIIFPESGLSAEDSLIIQLLQTTANLTSGTEEVVFHSMSEVISVLSELGVIILLFEIGLKSEIKELIRVGPSAIIVAIGGVAFPFLLGTLGVFYLFHLPLIPSVFIGAVLTATSIGITAKVLAELGKLSSEEGQIIIGAAILDDILGIIILAVVANLAKTGEVEISQIVYLIITAATFLIGIILIGRLISPWLVTMINGMKTRGSFLLTSIVFAFIFSYIANMIELEGILGAFAAGLVLAETEKRRELEKQIIPIADIFVPIFFVCVGAKTDLSVLNPTIPSNRESLILASFLIVVAIIGKLVTGFTVWGQPHLNKLAIGVGMIPRGEVGLVFAGVGAATGAFNSSIEAAIIVMVIATTFIAPPLLKIVFKDKPFQEETAN from the coding sequence ATGACTTGGTTTTATCCTGTTTTTGCCATAACCACAGAAATACAAGAGGGGAATCCGTCCTTAATTTTAGCAGGTGTTTTGTTGAGTTTAGTTATGATTTACTTTGCCAGTAAAATTGGTGGTGAATTATGCTCCCGTATCGGACTTCCATCTGTTTTAGGGGAATTAGTCGGAGGTGTCATTATTGGTATGTCTGCACTAAAACTGATCATATTTCCTGAAAGTGGTTTAAGTGCAGAAGATTCTTTGATAATCCAACTATTGCAGACTACTGCAAATTTAACATCTGGTACGGAAGAAGTAGTATTTCACAGTATGAGTGAAGTTATTTCCGTACTTTCGGAATTAGGAGTTATCATTTTATTATTTGAAATTGGCTTAAAATCTGAGATTAAAGAGTTAATTCGAGTAGGTCCTTCTGCTATTATTGTAGCCATAGGAGGGGTCGCATTTCCTTTCTTATTAGGTACATTAGGGGTATTTTATCTATTTCATCTTCCCTTAATACCATCTGTATTTATAGGAGCAGTGTTGACAGCTACAAGCATTGGCATTACAGCAAAAGTATTAGCTGAGTTGGGAAAATTAAGCTCAGAAGAAGGACAAATTATTATTGGTGCGGCAATATTAGATGATATTCTCGGAATCATTATCTTAGCAGTAGTAGCAAATTTAGCAAAAACAGGAGAAGTGGAAATAAGTCAAATAGTTTACTTAATTATTACCGCCGCTACATTTTTAATAGGTATCATTCTCATCGGTAGATTAATTAGCCCTTGGTTAGTGACTATGATTAACGGAATGAAAACTAGAGGTAGTTTCCTTCTCACCAGCATTGTTTTCGCTTTTATTTTTTCCTACATTGCCAATATGATTGAGTTAGAAGGTATTTTAGGTGCATTTGCCGCAGGTTTAGTTTTAGCAGAAACCGAAAAACGCCGAGAATTGGAAAAACAAATTATCCCCATTGCTGATATTTTTGTGCCTATTTTTTTCGTGTGTGTGGGGGCAAAAACTGATTTAAGCGTTTTAAATCCTACTATTCCTAGTAATCGTGAATCCTTAATTTTGGCATCATTTTTAATTGTAGTAGCGATAATTGGGAAACTGGTTACAGGTTTTACCGTTTGGGGACAACCACACCTCAACAAACTAGCTATCGGTGTAGGGATGATACCCAGAGGAGAAGTCGGTTTAGTTTTTGCTGGTGTAGGTGCGGCTACTGGTGCATTCAATTCATCCATAGAAGCAGCTATTATTGTCATGGTTATTGCCACGACTTTTATTGCACCTCCATTACTTAAAATTGTATTTAAAGATAAGCCTTTTCAGGAAGAAACTGCTAATTAA
- a CDS encoding sulfotransferase has translation MRHPIIMVGIQRSGSNLLRLMLNQLSCIAAPHPPHIMERISPLLPTYGNLENSDTFALLVDDVCRLIELNPVPWEGVTLDRSQVQKRCRENSLVAVFVAVYDILAETWGRKTWCCKSLANIYYLKEINSYLDNAKYIWLYRDGRDVACSFSQAVVGEKHFYHLAHEWKKAQCLALKMRNQLSRNRFFSLSYESLISDPESTLQSLCKFLQVDYTPKMLDFYESKEAVMTASSSSLWSNVKAPIKQDNTRKFLHYSYPEEVRIFELIAGDILSILDYDRVYTKEGETPIFSSAEIANFERINQERKKQISQNMDLEDREKRHKQSFLLENIKLRNLKNYE, from the coding sequence ATGAGACATCCAATTATCATGGTAGGGATTCAGCGATCAGGTTCTAATCTGCTGAGGTTAATGTTAAACCAGCTTTCATGTATCGCCGCCCCTCATCCGCCTCATATTATGGAAAGAATTTCACCTTTATTACCAACTTATGGAAATTTAGAAAATTCAGATACATTTGCATTACTTGTAGATGATGTTTGTCGATTAATTGAACTTAATCCTGTTCCTTGGGAAGGTGTTACTTTAGATCGTAGTCAAGTTCAAAAACGCTGTCGAGAAAATTCTTTAGTCGCTGTTTTTGTTGCTGTTTATGATATTTTAGCCGAGACTTGGGGTAGAAAAACTTGGTGTTGTAAAAGTCTAGCTAATATTTATTATTTGAAAGAAATTAATAGCTATCTCGACAATGCCAAATATATCTGGCTATATAGAGATGGAAGAGATGTCGCTTGTTCTTTTTCTCAAGCAGTGGTAGGAGAAAAACATTTTTATCATTTAGCCCATGAGTGGAAAAAAGCTCAATGTCTAGCTTTAAAAATGAGAAATCAACTTAGTAGAAATCGATTTTTCAGTCTAAGTTATGAATCTTTAATTTCAGATCCTGAATCAACCTTACAGTCATTATGTAAATTCTTACAAGTTGATTATACACCGAAGATGCTAGATTTTTATGAGTCAAAAGAGGCCGTCATGACAGCCTCATCGAGCTCTTTATGGAGTAATGTCAAAGCCCCCATTAAACAAGATAATACCAGAAAATTTCTTCATTATTCTTATCCCGAAGAAGTACGTATTTTTGAATTAATTGCAGGGGATATATTATCTATTCTTGATTATGATCGAGTTTATACAAAAGAAGGAGAAACACCCATTTTTTCATCAGCAGAAATTGCTAATTTCGAGCGTATCAATCAAGAAAGAAAAAAACAAATATCCCAAAATATGGATCTCGAAGATAGAGAAAAACGTCACAAACAAAGCTTTTTATTAGAGAACATAAAATTACGAAATCTCAAAAATTATGAATAA
- a CDS encoding cation:proton antiporter, translating into MTGFYPVLAVATETETADPSLILAGVLLSLVMIYFASKLGGELCSRIGLPAVLGELVGGVIIGVSTFKFLVFPEGGLGAEDSLIIQLLQNTANLTPGTEEAVFHSMSEVISVLSELGVIILLFEIGLESDLKELIRVGPSAAIVAVVGVAVPFILGTLGLLYIFHLPLVPSVFAGAALTATSIGITAKVLAELGKLSSEEGQIIIGAAVLDDILGIIVLAVVASLAKTGEVEVSQIVYLIITAATFLIGTILIGRLISPWLVSMVEGMKTRGSILITGIVFAFILAYIANVIQLEAILGAFAAGLVLAETEKRKELEKQIIPVADIFVPIFFVCVGAKTDLSVLNPAIPSNREGLIIASFLIVAAIIGKVVTGYTLWGQPTLNKLAIGVGMIPRGEVGLVFAGVGSASGALDLATDAAIIVMVIATTFIAPPLLKLVFKDKTVEGETVSN; encoded by the coding sequence ATGACTGGGTTTTATCCTGTTTTAGCAGTGGCTACGGAAACGGAAACAGCAGATCCTTCCTTGATTTTAGCTGGTGTATTATTAAGTTTGGTGATGATCTATTTTGCCAGTAAATTAGGAGGGGAATTATGTTCTCGTATCGGCCTTCCCGCCGTTTTAGGGGAATTAGTCGGCGGTGTTATCATTGGTGTTTCTACTTTCAAATTCTTAGTCTTTCCTGAAGGCGGTTTAGGTGCGGAGGATTCCCTCATCATTCAGTTATTACAAAATACCGCTAACCTAACCCCCGGCACTGAAGAAGCAGTATTTCACAGCATGAGTGAAGTAATTTCCGTACTTTCAGAATTAGGGGTTATTATCTTACTGTTTGAAATTGGCTTAGAATCTGATTTAAAAGAGTTAATTAGAGTTGGCCCTTCTGCTGCTATCGTTGCTGTAGTCGGGGTTGCTGTACCTTTTATCTTAGGTACATTAGGGTTATTATACATTTTCCATCTTCCCTTAGTGCCATCGGTATTTGCGGGAGCGGCATTGACAGCTACAAGTATCGGTATCACAGCAAAAGTATTAGCTGAATTAGGAAAATTAAGCTCAGAAGAAGGACAAATTATCATTGGTGCTGCCGTTTTAGACGATATTTTAGGGATTATTGTTTTAGCCGTTGTGGCAAGTTTAGCGAAAACTGGAGAGGTAGAAGTAAGTCAAATCGTTTATCTAATTATTACCGCAGCCACATTTCTAATTGGTACAATTCTCATCGGTAGATTAATTAGCCCTTGGTTAGTCAGTATGGTTGAGGGGATGAAAACTAGAGGGAGTATCTTGATTACAGGGATTGTGTTCGCTTTTATCTTAGCTTACATTGCCAACGTGATTCAATTAGAAGCTATTTTAGGAGCATTTGCGGCTGGTTTAGTCTTAGCAGAAACGGAAAAACGCAAAGAATTAGAAAAACAAATTATTCCCGTTGCTGATATTTTTGTGCCTATTTTCTTCGTCTGTGTGGGTGCAAAAACTGATTTAAGCGTCTTAAATCCTGCTATTCCTAGTAATCGTGAAGGTTTAATTATTGCTTCTTTTTTGATCGTAGCCGCCATTATTGGTAAAGTGGTTACAGGTTATACACTTTGGGGACAACCAACCCTCAATAAACTCGCTATTGGAGTTGGTATGATTCCTAGGGGAGAAGTCGGTTTAGTTTTTGCTGGAGTCGGTTCTGCTAGTGGTGCATTAGATCTAGCTACAGATGCCGCTATCATTGTGATGGTAATCGCTACAACTTTTATTGCACCTCCGTTGCTTAAATTAGTTTTTAAAGACAAAACAGTGGAAGGAGAAACTGTTTCCAATTAA
- the chrA gene encoding chromate efflux transporter — protein MNNQDANVSVNQEIITQHQQKPPVSLAYIFFAFLKIGATSFGGFMALISVVENLIVEKEKLLTHEDMLDGVSLASILPGPTAVNVVVYVGYRLRGMWGALVSGISVLLPTFIFVLGFSIVYFQWGEIPQINKFFEGFIPAIAAIIFSAAWNMGKKTIKNWQGILLAVASGIILKFGGGFYTTLLIILVSGILGCFFYKDALKSTISTTSNSSITINNSLTKNNLIIGFSLLICFLLLYISPLPFFIDDNSLANLFIIFSGMSLMLFGGGYVFIPLIQEIVVNQYQWITQTDFVNGIAIGQVTPGPIMITSAFIGYKVQGILGALVGTIGMFFPSALLMVISSNFLDKIKSSIIIQAALKGIRPAVVGMIFVAGIVFAQTAQIHWGSLVIFAISIFSIWKLKLEVVFIIPIAGILGLLLYR, from the coding sequence ATGAATAATCAAGATGCTAATGTTTCAGTAAATCAAGAAATCATCACTCAACATCAACAAAAACCTCCTGTTTCTCTTGCCTATATTTTCTTTGCTTTTCTTAAAATTGGTGCAACTTCCTTTGGTGGTTTTATGGCATTAATTTCCGTTGTAGAAAATTTAATAGTTGAAAAAGAGAAATTACTCACTCATGAAGATATGTTAGATGGTGTCTCATTAGCAAGTATTTTACCAGGTCCAACGGCAGTAAATGTAGTGGTTTATGTAGGTTATCGTCTTCGAGGTATGTGGGGTGCATTAGTTAGCGGTATTAGTGTTTTATTACCTACTTTTATTTTTGTGCTAGGTTTTTCCATTGTTTATTTTCAATGGGGAGAAATTCCGCAAATTAATAAATTTTTTGAAGGGTTTATTCCCGCCATAGCCGCAATTATCTTTTCTGCCGCTTGGAATATGGGAAAAAAAACCATCAAAAATTGGCAAGGAATTTTACTGGCAGTGGCTTCAGGTATTATTCTCAAATTTGGAGGGGGATTTTATACGACTTTATTAATAATTTTAGTTTCGGGTATTCTTGGTTGTTTTTTCTATAAAGATGCTTTAAAATCAACCATTTCTACAACTTCTAATTCTTCGATTACCATCAATAATAGTCTTACTAAAAATAATTTAATAATAGGATTTAGTTTACTCATCTGTTTTCTTTTGTTGTATATTTCGCCTTTACCTTTTTTTATTGATGACAATAGTCTTGCCAATTTATTTATAATATTTTCAGGTATGAGCTTAATGTTGTTTGGGGGTGGTTATGTATTTATACCCCTAATTCAAGAAATAGTCGTTAATCAATACCAGTGGATAACTCAAACAGATTTTGTGAATGGTATTGCGATCGGACAAGTTACACCAGGTCCAATTATGATTACTTCTGCATTTATTGGTTATAAAGTACAAGGAATTTTAGGTGCATTAGTGGGAACGATTGGGATGTTTTTTCCTTCTGCATTATTGATGGTAATTTCTTCTAATTTCCTCGATAAAATTAAATCATCAATCATTATCCAAGCCGCCCTGAAAGGAATTCGTCCTGCTGTAGTAGGTATGATTTTTGTGGCAGGAATTGTATTTGCTCAAACAGCTCAAATTCATTGGGGAAGTTTAGTAATTTTTGCTATCTCAATATTTAGCATTTGGAAGCTAAAGTTAGAAGTGGTTTTTATCATCCCGATTGCTGGAATTTTAGGATTATTACTTTATAGATAA
- a CDS encoding response regulator — MYKILLVEDNEMNRDMLSRRLKRKGYEIIIAVDGGEGIEKAISEKPDLILMDMSLPVLDGWEATKQLKSKDETKSTPIIALTAHAMAGDHQKAINAGCDDYDTKPIELPRLLGKIESFLH; from the coding sequence ATGTATAAAATTTTATTAGTAGAAGATAATGAAATGAATCGAGATATGCTTTCCCGTAGATTAAAACGTAAAGGTTACGAAATAATTATTGCCGTTGATGGTGGCGAAGGCATAGAAAAAGCCATATCCGAAAAGCCTGATTTAATCTTAATGGACATGAGTTTACCTGTGTTAGATGGTTGGGAAGCAACTAAACAATTAAAAAGTAAAGATGAAACAAAATCTACTCCTATTATAGCTTTAACAGCTCATGCTATGGCGGGAGATCATCAAAAAGCCATTAATGCCGGTTGCGATGATTATGATACAAAACCGATTGAATTACCTAGATTATTAGGTAAAATAGAATCTTTTTTACACTAA